The Shewanella mangrovisoli genome has a window encoding:
- a CDS encoding Ig-like domain-containing protein has product MKYSAMMLSSLLLTNTVLAADMRPFEGTLSLEVEDFPEHAIETFRLHGKQGEVHNLALASTPRWLKPGQSVRVFGHANGKQLQVSDSSVSLLQTNETTSSAQTVNSAITPISGNRSVLVAEVNFAINPIVKLTEAEIQDLLFNQSSAFYEENSYGAVSLSGDTTSPVTVDVDVSVCNTDAVALAADQELSARGFNLNNYDHVMYLIPTHPKCTWSGKANVAGKRSWIKRVQLSTINHELGHNLGLFHANKKDCGTVTTADSSQCTITEYGDYLSAMSGTNTPKHFNAFHKEQLGWLSGDRIKTVTADSRVTLSPVEAEGNFPLLLKIPNGQDSSGNELFYYVEYRQPTGFDSSLANEAAAMLNGVRLREGASNNAASSYLLDPTPNSSSYDWDDISLAPGQSFEQQGVRIDVVASDASSVTLDVVMQNSTAQCIRGTSSLTVQAAVSQLQQGQQGSVDLLLTNNDSSACPETTYSLTTQADAGLYANLANNSVTLAPQSNLHLTLSLEALQASGSNTWKVISSNQTSSQQAVSSGSVLLTAATSNTAPLAVNDDFNDISASTVLNVLANDSDLDGDSLFISGTTQGLNGKVTVNANNTLTYVPSKRFKGSDSFSYTVSDGKLSAVATVTISPSTTSGGTTDTSTGTGGKGKNR; this is encoded by the coding sequence ATGAAATACTCTGCCATGATGCTAAGCAGTTTACTGCTCACCAACACTGTCCTCGCTGCAGATATGCGTCCTTTTGAAGGCACGCTGTCCCTCGAGGTGGAAGATTTCCCGGAGCATGCCATTGAAACGTTTCGTCTCCACGGTAAACAAGGCGAAGTACATAATTTAGCCTTAGCATCGACACCTCGTTGGTTAAAACCCGGTCAAAGCGTCCGTGTGTTTGGCCATGCTAATGGCAAACAATTGCAGGTGAGTGATAGCAGCGTCAGCTTACTGCAAACCAATGAAACGACTTCTTCGGCTCAAACCGTCAACTCGGCCATCACACCTATCAGTGGCAACAGAAGCGTATTAGTGGCAGAAGTCAACTTTGCGATCAATCCGATCGTAAAACTGACTGAAGCCGAGATCCAAGATCTGTTGTTTAATCAATCTTCGGCCTTCTACGAAGAAAACTCCTATGGCGCAGTTTCCCTCTCGGGCGACACTACCAGCCCAGTTACAGTCGATGTGGATGTCTCTGTATGTAACACAGACGCCGTTGCCTTAGCCGCAGACCAAGAACTCAGTGCCCGTGGCTTTAACCTCAATAATTACGACCATGTTATGTACTTGATCCCGACTCACCCTAAGTGTACTTGGTCAGGTAAGGCCAATGTGGCAGGCAAGCGTAGTTGGATCAAACGAGTACAGTTATCCACGATTAACCATGAATTAGGGCACAACCTTGGCTTATTCCATGCCAATAAAAAGGATTGTGGTACCGTTACCACCGCTGACAGCAGCCAATGCACTATCACTGAATATGGCGACTATCTCAGTGCAATGAGTGGTACTAATACACCTAAGCATTTCAATGCATTCCACAAGGAGCAATTAGGTTGGCTGAGTGGCGATCGTATCAAAACCGTCACTGCCGATTCTCGGGTGACCCTATCTCCCGTAGAGGCTGAGGGTAACTTCCCCCTGCTGTTAAAAATTCCCAATGGCCAAGATTCTTCAGGTAACGAGCTGTTTTACTATGTTGAATATCGCCAGCCAACCGGATTTGATAGCTCACTGGCCAACGAAGCTGCCGCTATGCTCAATGGCGTAAGATTACGCGAAGGCGCTAGCAACAATGCCGCTAGCAGCTATTTGCTGGACCCAACACCAAACAGCAGCAGCTATGATTGGGATGACATCAGCTTGGCTCCAGGACAATCCTTTGAACAGCAAGGTGTCCGTATCGATGTCGTCGCATCAGACGCTTCCTCTGTCACCTTAGATGTAGTCATGCAAAACAGTACTGCTCAGTGTATCCGTGGCACTAGCAGCTTGACGGTACAAGCGGCAGTCTCACAATTGCAACAGGGGCAACAAGGCTCAGTCGATTTGCTGCTCACCAACAATGACAGCAGCGCCTGCCCAGAAACCACTTACAGCCTGACAACCCAAGCCGATGCGGGTTTATACGCAAACTTAGCAAACAACAGTGTGACACTTGCGCCACAAAGCAATCTGCATCTGACACTGTCGTTAGAAGCGCTTCAAGCGAGCGGTAGCAATACTTGGAAAGTGATTAGCAGCAACCAAACTAGCTCACAGCAAGCGGTGAGTTCAGGTAGCGTACTGTTGACTGCGGCAACCAGTAATACTGCGCCACTCGCTGTGAATGATGATTTCAACGATATCAGCGCGAGCACTGTACTGAATGTGCTGGCCAATGACAGCGATTTAGATGGTGACAGCCTGTTTATCAGTGGCACCACTCAAGGACTGAATGGAAAAGTGACTGTCAACGCTAACAATACCCTGACCTATGTGCCCTCTAAGCGCTTTAAAGGCAGTGATAGCTTTAGCTATACAGTGAGTGATGGCAAACTGAGCGCCGTTGCAACTGTCACTATCAGCCCTAGCACCACAAGCGGCGGCACGACGGATACCAGCACAGGTACTGGTGGTAAAGGTAAAAATAGATAA
- a CDS encoding metalloregulator ArsR/SmtB family transcription factor, with protein MQPVAFFKALADETRLKCLLLIQREGELCVCELMAALSEIQPKISRHLAQLKKAGILVDRRQGQWVFYQINPELNAWCQQVLAQSCEANSVFLAESMQNLCSMGARPERAKACC; from the coding sequence ATGCAACCCGTCGCATTTTTTAAAGCCCTTGCCGATGAGACTCGGCTGAAATGTTTATTGCTTATTCAGCGAGAAGGGGAGCTGTGCGTCTGTGAATTAATGGCTGCGCTGTCGGAGATCCAACCTAAGATCTCCCGGCATTTAGCGCAGTTAAAAAAAGCAGGGATCTTAGTCGATAGGCGCCAAGGCCAATGGGTGTTTTATCAAATTAATCCAGAGCTTAATGCTTGGTGCCAGCAAGTATTGGCGCAAAGTTGTGAGGCCAACAGCGTGTTTTTAGCTGAGAGTATGCAGAACCTGTGCAGTATGGGGGCTCGTCCCGAACGAGCTAAAGCCTGTTGCTGA
- the arsB gene encoding ACR3 family arsenite efflux transporter has product MGIFERYLSVWVGLSILAGVVLGNLAPNVFAAVAAIEFAHVNLIIALFIWVMIYPMMVQIDFSAVKNVSKTPKGLLLTLTINWLIKPFTMALLGWLFFKLAFADWVDPQTAGEYIAGMILLGVAPCTAMVFVWSQLTKGDPNYTLVQVSVNDIIMVFLFAPLSALLLGVSDIQVPWETLLLSVVLYVLLPLVAGVLTRKRLEARHDATAVPQLLAKLKPWSVIGLLATVVLLFGFQAKTILSQPQNILLIAIPLIIQSYGIFILTYWLALKLKLTHAIAAPASMIGSSNFFELAVAVAISLFGLHSGAALATVVGVLVEVPVMLSLVYFANRTRHWFTT; this is encoded by the coding sequence ATGGGGATCTTTGAACGTTATTTAAGTGTCTGGGTTGGCTTGAGTATTCTCGCTGGGGTTGTGCTTGGTAATCTCGCTCCAAATGTATTTGCTGCCGTTGCGGCGATTGAATTTGCCCATGTGAATTTGATTATTGCGTTATTTATCTGGGTGATGATCTATCCCATGATGGTGCAAATTGACTTTTCGGCAGTCAAGAATGTCAGTAAGACCCCGAAGGGATTACTGCTAACGCTGACCATTAACTGGTTGATTAAACCCTTTACCATGGCCTTACTCGGCTGGTTATTCTTTAAACTGGCGTTTGCCGATTGGGTCGACCCGCAAACGGCGGGTGAATATATTGCGGGGATGATTCTCCTTGGTGTCGCCCCTTGCACCGCCATGGTGTTTGTCTGGAGCCAACTGACGAAGGGCGATCCTAACTACACTTTAGTGCAAGTCTCTGTTAACGATATCATTATGGTGTTTTTATTTGCACCGCTCTCTGCATTGTTGCTGGGTGTGAGTGATATTCAAGTGCCATGGGAAACCCTGCTGCTTTCAGTGGTGTTATATGTCTTATTGCCCTTAGTCGCAGGCGTGCTGACTCGTAAACGTTTAGAGGCTCGCCATGACGCCACTGCCGTGCCGCAGTTATTGGCTAAACTAAAACCTTGGTCTGTGATTGGGCTATTAGCGACGGTTGTGCTGCTGTTCGGCTTTCAGGCCAAGACCATCCTTAGCCAACCGCAGAACATTCTATTAATCGCCATCCCATTGATTATTCAGAGCTATGGCATCTTTATCTTGACCTACTGGCTGGCGTTAAAACTCAAATTGACCCATGCGATTGCCGCGCCCGCGAGCATGATAGGTTCTTCTAACTTCTTTGAGTTAGCCGTGGCCGTGGCGATTTCACTCTTTGGTTTACATTCGGGGGCCGCGCTGGCGACCGTGGTGGGCGTGTTGGTTGAAGTGCCTGTGATGTTGTCTTTAGTGTACTTTGCCAATCGCACCCGCCATTGGTTTACGACTTAA
- a CDS encoding ArsJ-associated glyceraldehyde-3-phosphate dehydrogenase, whose translation MAIKIGINGFGRMGRLALRAAWEWDDVEFVQINDPAGDAATLAHLLEFDSVHGRWHYPVTANQDGIHIQDKTIRTTRNKTIAETDWSGCDVVIEASGVMKTKALLQAYLDQGVKRVVVTAPVKEEGVLNVVMGVNHQLYDPAIHPIVTAASCTTNCLAPVVKVIHEQIGIKHGSMTTIHDITNTQTILDAPHKDLRRARACGLSLIPTTTGSATAITHIFPELKGKLNGHAVRVPLANASLTDCVFELERSVTEAEVNALLQTAAEGELKGILGYEERPLVSVDYKTDPRSSIVDALSTMVVNGTQLKLYVWYDNEWGYANRTAELARLVGQLDLPR comes from the coding sequence ATGGCAATTAAAATCGGGATTAATGGATTTGGGCGCATGGGACGTTTGGCTCTGCGTGCGGCGTGGGAATGGGATGATGTTGAGTTTGTGCAGATCAACGATCCCGCTGGGGATGCGGCTACCTTGGCTCATTTGCTTGAGTTCGATTCAGTTCACGGTCGCTGGCATTATCCGGTCACGGCGAATCAGGATGGTATTCACATCCAAGACAAAACCATTCGCACCACACGTAATAAGACGATTGCCGAGACCGATTGGTCGGGATGCGATGTGGTGATTGAAGCCTCAGGGGTGATGAAAACCAAAGCCTTACTACAAGCCTATTTAGATCAAGGTGTAAAGCGGGTGGTAGTGACGGCGCCAGTCAAAGAGGAAGGAGTGTTAAATGTGGTGATGGGAGTGAATCATCAGTTATACGATCCGGCTATTCATCCGATTGTGACCGCGGCTTCCTGCACTACCAACTGTCTTGCGCCTGTGGTGAAAGTGATCCATGAGCAGATTGGCATCAAGCACGGCTCTATGACTACTATCCATGATATTACCAACACCCAGACGATTCTGGATGCACCGCATAAGGATCTGCGCCGCGCCCGCGCCTGTGGGTTAAGTTTAATCCCCACCACCACGGGCAGTGCGACGGCAATTACTCATATTTTCCCAGAGCTTAAGGGGAAGCTAAATGGTCATGCAGTAAGGGTACCGCTCGCTAACGCATCTCTAACCGACTGTGTATTTGAGCTGGAGCGCAGCGTGACTGAAGCAGAAGTGAATGCGCTGCTACAAACCGCCGCCGAAGGCGAACTGAAGGGTATTTTAGGTTATGAGGAGCGGCCGTTAGTGTCGGTTGATTATAAAACCGATCCCCGTTCGAGCATTGTCGATGCGCTTTCGACCATGGTGGTGAATGGGACTCAGCTAAAACTTTACGTGTGGTACGACAATGAGTGGGGATACGCCAATCGTACGGCAGAGCTTGCCCGTTTAGTCGGCCAGCTTGATCTGCCGCGTTAG
- the arsJ gene encoding organoarsenical effux MFS transporter ArsJ, with amino-acid sequence MQLSAAVRQYLLITFNYWSFTLTDGALRMLVVLHFHDLGYTPFAIAMLFLFYEIFGVVTNLVGGYLGVRLGLNRTMNLGLGMQVLALGMLLVPAASLPLWLAGVPWVMAAQALSGIAKDLNKMSAKSAIKLLVPKGEQGRLYHWVALLTGSKNALKGAGFFLGGALLAGLGFNMAIAAMMAVLALVWLMSLVLLKKDLGKAKNKPKFTEIFSKSRSVNILSAARLFLFAARDVWFVVALPVYLASQWGWDHWAVGGFLALWVIAYGIVQTLAPKITGSSRAEANTSQRIPDGYTALVWSTLLAFVPALIALSLYLDFSPQLSLILGLMLFGGLFAINSSLHSYLIVSYASEEAVSLDVGFYYMANAMGRLVGTVLSGWVYQSYGLVACLWISTAFIAITALISIKLPRQVKG; translated from the coding sequence ATGCAATTGTCCGCTGCTGTGCGGCAATATTTGCTGATCACCTTCAATTATTGGAGTTTTACCTTAACCGATGGTGCGCTGCGGATGTTGGTGGTACTGCATTTTCACGATCTCGGTTATACGCCATTCGCGATTGCGATGTTGTTCTTGTTCTATGAGATTTTTGGTGTCGTGACCAATCTGGTGGGCGGTTATCTCGGCGTTCGCCTAGGGCTTAATCGCACTATGAATCTAGGTCTTGGCATGCAGGTGTTGGCATTAGGGATGTTATTGGTGCCAGCGGCCAGTTTACCGCTGTGGCTTGCGGGCGTGCCCTGGGTGATGGCGGCGCAGGCTCTTTCGGGTATTGCTAAAGATCTCAACAAGATGAGCGCAAAAAGCGCGATTAAATTGCTGGTGCCAAAGGGTGAGCAGGGCAGGCTTTACCATTGGGTTGCTCTGCTAACCGGGTCTAAAAATGCCCTTAAAGGGGCGGGATTTTTCCTCGGTGGCGCCTTGCTGGCGGGATTGGGTTTCAATATGGCGATTGCCGCCATGATGGCCGTGCTTGCGCTAGTGTGGTTAATGAGTTTGGTCTTGCTGAAAAAGGATTTGGGGAAAGCGAAGAATAAACCTAAGTTTACCGAGATTTTTTCTAAGAGTCGCAGTGTGAATATTCTCTCGGCGGCGCGCCTGTTTTTGTTTGCCGCAAGGGATGTGTGGTTTGTGGTGGCGCTGCCCGTGTATCTGGCGAGTCAATGGGGCTGGGATCATTGGGCCGTGGGCGGCTTTTTGGCGCTCTGGGTGATAGCTTACGGCATAGTGCAAACCTTAGCTCCGAAGATCACTGGCTCGAGTCGGGCAGAAGCTAACACTTCGCAGCGCATTCCCGACGGTTATACCGCCTTAGTTTGGTCGACGTTATTAGCTTTTGTTCCCGCGTTAATTGCACTCAGTTTATATCTGGATTTCTCACCACAGCTCAGTCTGATCTTGGGGCTGATGTTATTTGGTGGACTGTTTGCGATTAACTCTTCATTGCACAGCTATTTAATTGTGAGTTACGCCAGTGAAGAGGCGGTATCCCTCGATGTTGGGTTCTACTATATGGCTAATGCCATGGGGCGTTTAGTGGGAACTGTACTTTCGGGCTGGGTGTATCAGAGTTATGGACTGGTGGCCTGTTTGTGGATTTCGACGGCCTTTATTGCAATAACGGCACTGATCTCTATCAAGCTGCCTCGACAAGTCAAAGGATAG
- a CDS encoding DUF2927 domain-containing protein: MLSWRKRLPGVRTICLVCMASLFAVSPLFASVTPASNSALAEKPNLAPKPIRDWKNPAYIIQAFDEIALKNEYDKDKHRVRKWRQPVRVFVEHQVSDTGLHAQLVQMHLSHLAQITGHSIVKVDALEEANLHLVFTRQSQWADVVRRLMGSSAASNIHGSVCMGKFALNSQSEIERAWVVIPVDQAQMHGKLVACVVEEITQVLGLPNDSVKVFPSIFNDKTPQDLLTGLDYILLKLLYSADIHAGMTAAEVQPILQKQLEQWQRDGTLTQADKAVRQGQLYPLLGY; this comes from the coding sequence ATGTTGAGCTGGCGAAAGCGTTTACCGGGCGTTAGAACCATTTGCCTTGTCTGCATGGCTTCGCTATTCGCTGTTTCACCGCTTTTCGCATCGGTTACACCTGCTTCAAATTCCGCATTGGCTGAGAAACCAAATCTCGCGCCAAAGCCTATTCGAGATTGGAAAAATCCCGCCTACATTATCCAAGCCTTTGATGAGATAGCCCTTAAAAATGAATACGATAAAGATAAACATCGGGTACGGAAATGGCGTCAGCCCGTGCGCGTCTTTGTCGAGCATCAAGTGAGCGATACTGGGTTGCATGCACAATTGGTGCAAATGCATTTAAGCCATCTGGCACAAATTACCGGCCACAGTATTGTCAAGGTGGATGCGCTCGAAGAGGCCAATTTACACTTAGTCTTTACCCGTCAATCCCAATGGGCCGATGTGGTGAGGCGTCTGATGGGGTCAAGTGCGGCCAGTAATATTCATGGCTCTGTTTGTATGGGCAAATTTGCGCTTAATTCCCAGAGTGAGATTGAGCGCGCTTGGGTCGTTATCCCGGTCGACCAAGCGCAAATGCATGGCAAATTGGTGGCCTGCGTGGTGGAAGAAATCACCCAAGTGTTGGGTCTACCCAATGATTCGGTGAAAGTATTTCCTTCCATTTTTAACGATAAAACACCGCAGGATTTACTCACTGGGCTGGATTATATTTTGCTGAAACTGCTTTACAGTGCGGATATTCATGCCGGCATGACGGCCGCCGAAGTGCAACCCATATTGCAAAAACAACTCGAACAATGGCAGCGGGATGGCACGCTGACACAAGCCGATAAAGCGGTTCGTCAGGGCCAGTTGTACCCACTGTTAGGTTATTGA
- a CDS encoding MBL fold metallo-hydrolase RNA specificity domain-containing protein gives MQMTLQFLGATEEVTGSCHLLTVAGKQMLLDCGLIQGGKADELRNHEPFSFDPLAISAVVLSHAHIDHSGRLPLLVKAGYTGPIFTHKATAELCAIMLKDAAMLQVRDTERTNKKRAKHELEPLEPLFTVEDAEQAITQFVSVEYGQVTQVIPHVDICLSDAGHILGSALVELWLGEGKAQKKLVFSGDLGRAGMPILRNPTLVDTADLVLMESTYGNRFHRSWTDTLAELKAIFAKAVTESHGNILLPAFSVGRAQELLYLFHLYAKEWDLSRWKVCLDSPMAIEATRVYVNNYPLMDDDFKRFTRQHPGQHPLLSNVEFIQTTEESIALNDVHKGLIIIAGSGMCNGGRIRSHLEHNLWRPECDVIICGYQALGTPGRALVDGAEELTIHGRSIKVAAKLHTVGGLSAHADQAELLRWYRHFEAQPPLVLVHGEPEAQQGLVAVMNQDSKTKPKALAIATRGDMLDLNALPKLVWVTA, from the coding sequence ATGCAGATGACATTGCAGTTTTTGGGCGCGACCGAGGAAGTGACTGGCTCGTGCCACTTACTCACAGTGGCAGGTAAGCAAATGCTGCTTGATTGCGGCCTCATTCAAGGCGGCAAGGCCGATGAGTTACGTAATCACGAACCTTTTAGCTTCGATCCCCTTGCGATTTCAGCCGTTGTCTTGAGTCACGCCCATATTGATCATTCGGGCCGCTTACCCCTGTTGGTTAAGGCAGGCTATACCGGGCCGATTTTTACCCATAAAGCAACGGCAGAGCTGTGTGCCATCATGCTAAAAGATGCCGCCATGTTGCAGGTGCGCGATACCGAAAGAACCAATAAAAAGCGTGCGAAGCATGAGTTGGAACCTCTAGAACCGCTATTTACCGTGGAAGATGCGGAGCAGGCCATTACTCAGTTTGTGTCAGTGGAATATGGCCAAGTCACCCAAGTGATCCCCCATGTGGATATTTGCTTATCGGATGCGGGGCATATTTTAGGCTCGGCACTGGTAGAGCTTTGGTTAGGTGAGGGGAAAGCGCAGAAAAAACTGGTATTTAGTGGCGATCTTGGCCGCGCTGGCATGCCGATATTACGTAATCCCACCTTAGTCGACACCGCCGACTTAGTACTAATGGAAAGCACCTACGGTAATCGTTTCCACCGCAGCTGGACCGATACTCTGGCCGAGTTAAAGGCTATTTTCGCCAAGGCGGTGACCGAGAGTCACGGTAATATTCTGTTGCCGGCCTTCTCCGTTGGGCGTGCGCAGGAGCTTTTGTATCTATTTCATTTATATGCCAAAGAGTGGGATCTCTCCCGCTGGAAAGTCTGCCTCGATAGTCCTATGGCGATTGAGGCGACGCGGGTGTATGTCAATAATTACCCCTTAATGGATGATGATTTTAAGCGCTTTACGCGCCAGCATCCTGGGCAACATCCGTTATTGTCGAATGTAGAATTTATCCAAACGACCGAGGAGTCTATCGCCCTAAACGATGTGCACAAAGGATTGATCATTATTGCGGGCAGCGGCATGTGTAACGGTGGCCGTATCCGTAGTCATTTAGAGCACAATCTATGGCGCCCTGAATGCGATGTGATTATCTGCGGCTATCAAGCACTTGGTACGCCGGGACGCGCCTTAGTCGATGGCGCCGAGGAGCTGACTATCCATGGTCGTAGCATTAAAGTTGCCGCTAAATTGCATACAGTCGGAGGCTTATCGGCCCATGCGGATCAGGCGGAGTTATTACGTTGGTATCGACATTTTGAAGCGCAGCCGCCCCTGGTGCTTGTTCACGGCGAACCCGAAGCGCAGCAGGGATTAGTCGCGGTGATGAATCAAGACTCGAAAACCAAACCTAAGGCGCTGGCTATTGCCACCCGTGGCGATATGTTGGATTTAAATGCCTTACCCAAATTAGTCTGGGTGACAGCTTAA
- a CDS encoding flavohemoglobin expression-modulating QEGLA motif protein has translation MSESLTQYQEDLRRLSDELIRIQTPIKILDAIKWPREMEERFLSSKGTVLPAISQDFYQKIALPFDPVKTQAELLDLKQEIHRRLGKKDKLGKILVANVDQYRLVVDMLGHRGTPVFGQLSQELYGSASHRLHGDRHTLRQLGDKLSYIFSLPAARHMNKHHPKIISAPEAVNVLSQRLEKYFHSDDMRVRLSDGIVSDAAVGGDTVKLNSKAMFSESDLNVYEVHEGWVHVGTTLNGRAQPHATWLSVGSPRVAATQEGLAVLLEMLTLSSNPGRARRISDRVAAVDMAEKGANFIEVFNYFRELNLSAKDSYRVTQRVFRGGMVEGGSFFTKDISYVRGYVENINFIRSAITSGLPELIPMLFLGKLAIEDIPVLYQACQEGILTPPKYLPPMFDNFSGLYAWFGFASGLAGIDLKGVQRHFTRLFKDVPSIDPSLELLDDTEFDNNSD, from the coding sequence ATGTCAGAGTCGTTAACCCAGTATCAAGAAGATTTACGCCGCCTTTCCGATGAGCTTATCCGCATCCAAACGCCGATTAAAATTTTAGATGCCATCAAATGGCCACGGGAAATGGAAGAGCGTTTTCTCTCCAGTAAAGGTACGGTTCTGCCAGCGATTAGCCAAGATTTTTATCAAAAAATTGCCTTGCCCTTCGATCCCGTTAAAACTCAAGCCGAGCTGCTTGATCTAAAACAAGAAATCCACCGCCGTTTGGGTAAAAAAGACAAGCTGGGTAAGATCTTAGTTGCTAACGTCGACCAATATCGCCTAGTTGTCGATATGCTGGGTCATCGAGGAACCCCAGTCTTTGGTCAGCTGAGCCAAGAACTCTACGGCAGCGCCAGCCACAGACTACATGGCGATCGCCACACCCTACGCCAATTGGGCGATAAACTCAGTTATATCTTCTCCTTGCCCGCCGCGCGGCATATGAATAAGCATCATCCCAAAATCATTAGCGCCCCAGAAGCCGTGAATGTGCTGAGCCAGCGATTGGAAAAATACTTCCACAGTGATGACATGCGGGTGCGCTTGAGTGACGGGATTGTGTCCGATGCTGCCGTGGGTGGCGATACGGTCAAACTCAACAGCAAAGCCATGTTCAGCGAGTCAGATCTCAATGTGTACGAAGTCCATGAAGGCTGGGTGCATGTGGGCACCACCCTCAATGGCCGTGCTCAGCCCCATGCTACTTGGCTCAGCGTCGGGTCTCCCCGCGTAGCAGCCACCCAAGAAGGGCTCGCCGTGTTACTCGAAATGCTCACCCTGAGTTCAAACCCAGGCCGTGCCCGCCGTATTAGCGACCGTGTAGCTGCGGTAGATATGGCGGAAAAGGGGGCGAACTTTATTGAAGTGTTCAACTATTTCAGAGAGTTAAATCTTAGTGCTAAGGACAGTTATCGGGTCACGCAAAGGGTGTTTCGTGGCGGCATGGTCGAAGGTGGCAGCTTTTTTACCAAAGATATTTCCTATGTGCGCGGCTATGTCGAAAACATCAACTTTATCCGCAGCGCCATCACATCGGGTTTACCCGAACTGATCCCTATGCTGTTTTTAGGCAAGCTGGCCATCGAAGATATCCCTGTACTCTATCAAGCTTGCCAAGAAGGGATTCTAACACCACCTAAGTATTTACCGCCGATGTTTGACAACTTCAGCGGCTTGTATGCCTGGTTTGGTTTCGCCTCAGGATTAGCCGGAATCGATCTAAAAGGAGTGCAACGTCACTTCACCCGCTTATTTAAAGACGTCCCCAGTATCGACCCAAGCCTCGAGTTACTCGACGACACTGAATTTGATAATAACTCGGACTAA
- a CDS encoding PDC sensor domain-containing protein, with protein MAAMSYLSVIERYHEYEATVHELMESILTGIADADLFHQPKVDIKAMKGIAGSYPFVELMYLLDTQGVQISQNIAVVDQQIKLVPLGGNRDRSQRPYFTNRDESDGVNITRPYLSNASGNLCLSASLAIVQQEQKLGYLVVDVDLTRMIEFMMGDSARRRVTPAFKAVYGVIVAGLFVLVMVLLWTALRDIYGLFVVDHVGQDPLQPFGIIIFMTLALAIFDLGKTILEEEVLMHKDIFRHSSTRRTITRFVSTILIAISIEALLTMFKASLGEKQYIEPAIWMMLAVVGLLVGLGAYVYLGAKAEWLLIKTQAYKSGKK; from the coding sequence ATGGCTGCAATGAGCTATTTGAGTGTGATTGAGCGTTATCACGAGTATGAGGCCACAGTGCATGAGTTGATGGAGTCTATTTTAACGGGCATTGCCGATGCGGACTTATTTCACCAACCAAAAGTCGATATCAAGGCCATGAAAGGCATTGCGGGCAGTTATCCCTTTGTCGAGCTGATGTATTTGCTCGATACCCAAGGAGTGCAAATTAGTCAAAATATCGCAGTGGTCGATCAGCAGATCAAGTTAGTGCCCCTTGGGGGGAATCGCGATCGTAGTCAACGGCCCTATTTTACCAATAGGGATGAGTCTGATGGGGTTAATATCACTCGCCCTTATTTATCCAATGCCAGCGGGAACTTATGTTTATCGGCCTCCTTAGCGATTGTGCAGCAGGAGCAAAAGCTGGGCTATCTGGTCGTCGATGTGGATTTGACGCGAATGATTGAATTTATGATGGGCGACAGTGCTCGTCGGCGGGTTACGCCAGCCTTTAAAGCCGTGTATGGCGTGATAGTCGCGGGGCTTTTTGTGCTAGTCATGGTGCTACTTTGGACGGCGCTTAGGGATATTTATGGGTTATTTGTGGTGGATCATGTTGGGCAAGATCCATTGCAACCCTTTGGGATTATTATCTTTATGACTCTGGCATTAGCGATCTTCGACCTCGGGAAAACAATTCTGGAGGAAGAAGTATTAATGCATAAGGATATTTTTCGTCACAGCTCCACCCGCAGAACCATCACTCGATTTGTTTCAACGATTTTGATCGCCATTTCAATTGAGGCCTTATTGACTATGTTTAAGGCGTCATTGGGGGAGAAACAATATATTGAGCCGGCGATTTGGATGATGTTGGCCGTCGTAGGATTATTAGTTGGATTAGGGGCTTATGTGTATCTTGGGGCAAAAGCGGAATGGCTGCTTATCAAAACTCAGGCCTATAAGAGTGGCAAAAAGTAA
- a CDS encoding PA3496 family putative envelope integrity protein, protein MAHITEVVPNDTEIEAMTTPRNSKAAEAMQHKREIKKRLEDYLERAELRRALGDDDLF, encoded by the coding sequence ATGGCTCATATTACTGAAGTCGTGCCCAACGATACTGAAATTGAGGCAATGACCACCCCTAGAAACAGCAAAGCAGCCGAGGCAATGCAACATAAGCGTGAGATAAAGAAACGCTTAGAAGATTACCTCGAACGCGCCGAGTTAAGACGTGCATTAGGAGATGACGACTTATTCTAA